From a single Anomaloglossus baeobatrachus isolate aAnoBae1 chromosome 8, aAnoBae1.hap1, whole genome shotgun sequence genomic region:
- the LOC142248967 gene encoding G-protein coupled receptor 54-like isoform X1, with product MALGEDMVNEMLNLSWEYMTDSILWNGSRTNESLLNRTETGPPPFLTDAWLVPLFFALLMLVGLIGNSLVIYVITKHRQMRTATNFYIANLASTDIMFLVCCVPFTATLYPLPSWVFGDFMCKFVAYLQQVTVQATCITLTAMSADRCYATLYPLRSLRHRTPKVAMIVSICIWIGSLLLSTPIIPYQKIQNGYWYGPRTYCIEQFPSDTLKKACILYQFLAVYLLPLLTICLCYSLMLKRVGRPVVEPIDNNYQVQLLSERTIAMRSKISKMVIVIVMLFTICWGPIQLFSLFQGFYPGFQANYATYKIKTWANCMSYANSSINPIVYGFMGASFRKSFKKAFPFMFRNKVRDGSITSGTVQNEMKFVAMESTNQDVK from the exons ATGGCGCTTGGGGAGGATATGGTAAATGAAATGTTGAACCTGTCATGGGAGTACATGACTGACAGCATCCTGTGGAACGGGAGCAGAACCAACGAATCCCTGTTGAACCGGACAGAGACCGGACCGCCACCGTTTCTGACGGACGCTTGGCTGGTGCCCCTCTTTTTTGCCCTCCTTATGTTGGTGGGATTGATTGGGAATTCTCTTGTCATTTATGTCATTACCAAACACAGACAAATGAGGACAGCCACAAACTTCTACATCG CTAACCTGGCCTCCACCGACATCATGTTCCTGGTGTGCTGCGTACCTTTCACTGCAACACTCTACCCCCTGCCCAGCTGGGTATTTGGAGACTTCATGTGCAAGTTTGTGGCGTATCTCCAGCAG GTCACAGTCCAGGCCACGTGTATCACTTTGACAGCAATGAGTGCTGACCGCTGCTACGCTACATTATATCCACTGAGGTCACTGAGGCACCGCACTCCCAAAGTGGCCATGATCGTCAGCATCTGCATCTGGATAG GGTCATTGCTGTTGTCCACTCCCATCATTCCTTACCAAAAGATCCAGAATGGTTACTGGTACGGACCAAGAACTTACTGCATAGAGCAGTTTCCATCAGACACCCTGAAGAAAGCGTGTATCCTCTACCAGTTCCTTGCCGTCTACCTTCTGCCATTGTTGACCATCTGTCTGTGCTACTCATTGATGCTGAAGAGGGTTGGACGACCGGTGGTGGAGCCCATAGACAACAACTATCAG GTGCAGCTCCTCTCGGAGAGAACCATCGCCATGAGGAGCAAAATATCCAAAATGGTGATAGTGATCGTCATGCTCTTCACCATCTGCTGGGGCCCCATCCAGCTCTTCAGCCTCTTTCAAGGATTCTACCCAGGATTTCAAGCCAACTACGCTACCTATAAAATAAAAACCTGGGCCAATTGTATGTCCTACGCCAACTCGTCCATCAACCCCATCGTCTATGGTTTCATGGGCGCCAGCTTCAGGAAGTCCTTCAAGAAAGCCTTCCCGTTCATGTTCCGGAATAAAGTGAGGGATGGAAGCATCACCTCCGGGACCGTCCAGAACGAAATGAAATTTGTCGCTATGGAGTCGACCAACCAAGATGTGAAGTGA